The following proteins are encoded in a genomic region of Glycine max cultivar Williams 82 chromosome 18, Glycine_max_v4.0, whole genome shotgun sequence:
- the LOC102665747 gene encoding uncharacterized protein — protein MGFGLSLRKKSSKQQSRSKTDKESSDLPQPNPCSKDSLKLKSKSNVGQASSDSCHKAKHDVKGKVQHLDSAKGSSTQPDELVKYMSNLPSFLKRSDGGESIQGKALNVGVLDWSHLEKWKNKQTHTKAEASNFTSSNSSKEISSRAATTSSSATSGGHNKKLDGRKVSSSSRSKGPYKEGLPRRSKMSSQNVKHYQHSETETKTLGDELGMSPSEFGKTQSDTSLRRVKVNDYDEITSVVESSASKSRHNVVSLVPNENSSGRDVEEKKRMEGLQQHSLKKKERSLKSSSDKRFPSLESKTKGVSFDSQKKMISSSSEAKKKMDQWQESDIDAGYEQNHRMPNNIVLLRPPRVLQLKSEDYFQHSQSRTSSEEDFLESSWSSLSYMSIPEEVYTEDVHSKIPHSSVLPSVTELASSETLQHSINTDLDMDRSSVLSKKPACSNSISSLQSENTCIEKDVLDIKPKNQCAFSNVLKSLDHETAELTPQNPSSNCRLSLSLSLSRIGRSFSFKEGSISKLSSTYVGAKSGPVTPESYAYLNNHSEDMVKGHNRTMSSPFLKLLDPILKRKASNIQFSDEQSVTSKGSMDSISLRTINLSDEKSKESPTQALLQLTIRNGVPLFKFVLNSERKVLAATMKSLALPEKDDVDCYFTFYLVNEIKKKSGKWMNHRSKEKNCGYVYNIVGQMKVSSSKTTESSNENSKRESVVKEYVLMGVEVDQLDQEPPEFFMSKELAAVVIEIPCENVNHEGLSYSHNLLRKRCLKCLADEKCFCSSQENEIYGNITVILPGGVHSSPNTGQPSPLIHRWKLGGTCDCGGWDVGCKLLVLSNQNLSSNIPRSSKSYLERFHLFVQEGADQNTPLFTLVPLKDGFYSVEFSSEINHLRAFFMSVAVLSSHNLPSSLEINNMQEAINKEFSPKSNNELQGKAPLYYNPIPPYSPADRV, from the exons ATGGGATTTGGTTTAAGCCTTCGAAAGAAAAGCTCAAAGCAGCAAAGCAGGTCAAAGACAGACAAGGAGAGTTCTGATTTGCCTCAACCCAATCCATGTTCAAAGGATTCACTTAAGCTTAAATCAAAGTCTAATGTTGGTCAAGCAAGCAGTGATTCTTGTCATAAAGCAAAGCATGATGTAAAAGGAAAGGTTCAGCACTTGGATAGTGCAAAGGGAAGTTCAACTCAACCTGATGAACTTGTCAAGTACATGTCTAATTTGCCCAGTTTTCTCAAGCGTTCTGATGGAGGAGAAAGCATTCAAGGGAAGGCTTTAAATGTTGGAGTTCTTGATTGGTCACATCTTGAAAAATGGAAGAACAAACAAACACATACAAAGGCAGAAGCTAGCAATTTCACATCATCCAATAGCAGTAAAGAAATATCCTCAAGGGCAGCCACTACATCATCGTCTGCCACTTCGGGTGGCCATAATAAAAAGCTTGATGGTAGAAAAGTTTCGAGTTCTTCACGAAGCAAGGGACCTTATAAAGAAGGCCTTCCTAGAAGATCTAAAATGTCTTCTCAGAATGTCAAGCACTATCAACATTCTGAAACTGAAACAAAGACCCTTGGAGATGAGCTTGGGATGTCACCCTCGGAATTTGGCAAAACTCAGTCAGATACATCACTTCGAAGGGTGAAAGTTAATGACTATGATGAAATAACTTCAGTAGTTGAAAGCTCTGCATCCAAGTCCAGGCATAATGTGGTCTCACTAGTTCCGAATGAAAATTCAAGTGGTAGGGATgttgaagaaaagaagaggaTGGAGGGTTTACAGCAGCATAGCCTCAAGAAAAAGGAGAGGAGTCTAAAGTCCAGTTCTGATAAGAGATTTCCATCATTAGAATCAAAAACTAAAGGAGtctcatttgattctcagaagaAAATGATTTCCAGCAGCAGTGAAGCCAAGAAAAAGATGGATCAGTGGCAGGAGTCAGATATTGATGCTGGTTATGAACAAAATCATAGGATGCCTAATAATATTGTGTTGCTTCGTCCCCCAAGAGTTCTGCAATTGAAATCAGAAGACTATTTTCAGCATTCTCAATCAAGAACTTCATCTGAAGAAGATTTTTTGGAATCAAGCTGGAGTAGTTTGTCATATATGTCCATTCCTGAGGAGGTTTACACTGAAGATGTACATTCTAAAATTCCTCATTCAAGTGTACTGCCTTCTGTGACTGAGCTTGCTTCTTCAGAAACATTGCAACATAGTATCAATACTGATCTAGATATGGATCGTTCTTCTGTTTTATCTAAGAAACCAGCATGCTCAAATAGCATATCTAGTCTCCAATCTGAAAATACTTGCATTGAAAAGGATGTGTTAGATATCAAGCCAAAAAATCAGTGTGCTTTCAGTAATGTGCTGAAATCACTGGACCATGAAACTGCTGAGCTGACACCTCAGAATCCCTCATCTAATTGTCGGCTTAGCTTAAGCTTAAGCTTAAGCCGGATTGGAAGAAGTTTTAGTTTCAAGGAAGGGTCTATTTCAAAACTTAGCTCCACGTATGTTGGTGCAAAGTCTGGTCCAGTGACACCTGAATCTTATGCTTATTTGAATAATCATAGCGAAGATATGGTAAAAGGTCATAACAGAACTATGTCCAGCCCCTTCCTAAAGTTATTAGATCCCATATTGAAGCGTAAGGCATCAAACATACAGTTTTCAGATGAACAAAGTGTGACATCAAAAGGAAGCATGGATTCCATCAGCTTGaggacaatcaatctgtctGATGAAAAGAGCAAGGAATCACCAACCCAAGCCCTTTTGCAGTTAACAATAAGAAATGGAGTACCTTTGTTTAAATTTGTGCTCAACAGTGAAAGAAAGGTTCTTGCTGCGACCATGAAGAGCTTAGCATTGCCGGAGAAGGATGATGTAGACTGCTATTTCACATTCTACCTTGTtaatgaaattaagaaaaagagtgGCAAATGGATGAATCATAggagtaaagaaaaaaattgtggatATGTCTACAATATTGTTGGTCAGATGAAAGTTTCTAGCTCTAAAACCACTGAATCAAGCAACGAGAACTCCAAGAGAGAGAGTGTGGTGAAAGAATATGTGCTAATGGGAGTTGAAGTTGACCAGCTAGATCAAGAACCACCAGAATTCTTCATGAGCAAGGAGCTTGCAGCTGTTGTTATTGAGATCCCTTGTGAAAACGTAAATCATGAAGGACTATCATATAGTCATAACTTACTGAGAAAAAGATGCTTAAAGTGCTTGGCAGATGAAAAATGCTTTTGCAGCTcacaagaaaatgaaatctATGGCAACATTACAGTTATACTTCCTGGTGGTGTACATAGTTCACCAAACACAGGACAACCTTCACCATTAATCCATAGATGGAAGTTGGGGGGAACATGTGATTGTGGAGGTTGGGATGTTGGTTGCAAATTGCTTGTTCTCTCTAACCAAAACCTTAGTTCAAATATTCCAAGGAGTTCAAAATCTTACCTTGAGAGATTTCATCTTTTTGTTCAG GAAGGAGCTGATCAAAACACACCCCTATTCACGTTGGTTCCATTGAAGGATGGATTCTACTCAGTCGAATTCAGTTCAGAAATTAATCATTTACGAGCATTCTTCATGTCTGTGGCAGTTTTAAGCAGCCATAACTTGCCAAGTTCCTTGGAAATCAATAACATGCAAGAAGCAATCAATAAAGAATTCAGTCCCAAGAGCAACAATGAACTTCAGGGGAAAGCACCTTTATATTATAATCCAATTCCTCCATACTCCCCTGCTGACAGAGTTTAA